A single region of the Bacteroidota bacterium genome encodes:
- a CDS encoding inositol monophosphatase family protein codes for MIISEKLCYQVCGAAKQAGLFIMQERKAFSMDKVETKTFNQLVSYVDKTAEEMLVEALQKIMPAAGFITEEATIATEQKEFMWIIDPLDGTTNFIHALPVFSVSIGLMQNNELLLGVVYECNRDEMFYAWQGSKAYLNNEVIYVKQNAELSKSLLATGFPYYDFEVMENYLSALRYLMVNTQGMRRMGSAAVDLAYTACGRFDGFFEYGLHPWDVAGGAFIVQQAGGKLSTFSGGNDYVFDKTLIASSGALYEPFYEVIKTHFKQ; via the coding sequence GTGATAATAAGTGAGAAATTATGCTACCAAGTTTGTGGAGCAGCAAAACAGGCGGGTTTGTTTATTATGCAGGAGCGTAAAGCTTTTAGCATGGATAAGGTGGAAACAAAAACCTTTAATCAATTGGTAAGCTATGTTGATAAAACCGCAGAGGAAATGCTGGTTGAAGCCCTGCAGAAAATAATGCCGGCTGCGGGTTTTATAACAGAAGAGGCAACCATTGCAACGGAACAAAAAGAGTTTATGTGGATTATTGATCCACTGGATGGAACCACTAATTTCATTCATGCTTTACCTGTATTTAGTGTAAGCATAGGCTTAATGCAAAACAATGAATTGTTATTGGGCGTGGTGTATGAATGTAACAGGGATGAAATGTTTTATGCCTGGCAGGGAAGCAAAGCGTACTTAAATAATGAGGTTATTTATGTGAAGCAAAATGCGGAATTAAGTAAATCGTTATTAGCGACCGGCTTTCCTTATTATGACTTTGAAGTAATGGAAAATTATTTATCGGCATTGCGTTATTTAATGGTAAACACACAAGGTATGCGCAGGATGGGTAGTGCAGCGGTTGATTTGGCTTATACTGCCTGTGGCCGCTTTGATGGTTTTTTTGAGTATGGTTTACACCCTTGGGATGTGGCAGGTGGAGCTTTTATAGTGCAGCAAGCGGGAGGTAAATTATCAACTTTTAGTGGTGGTAATGATTATGTGTTTGATAAAACGTTAATTGCATCGTCAGGGGCTTTATATGAACCTTTTTATGAGGTTATAAAAACACATTTTAAACAATAA
- a CDS encoding ABC transporter ATP-binding protein codes for MEPIISLQNVQKSYGSKQVLSGINLTIYPGQVIGYIGANGAGKSTTVKILCGLISDFEGEVLVHGMNVKTDALKIKQKIGYVPELAELYEVLTPLEFLSFMAELYSIDLDIAQERMVKMLTAFGLEASMNQRMDTFSKGMRQKVLIISGLLHNPDIIILDEPLSGLDANSVIIVKELISKLAKEGKTIFYCSHMMDVVEKVSDRIVLINNGKVVADGSFEELKQQQGNQSLEQIFSQLTYKEGNTNASDELMSAFNA; via the coding sequence ATGGAACCAATAATAAGTTTACAAAACGTACAGAAAAGCTATGGAAGCAAACAAGTGCTTTCCGGTATTAATTTAACTATTTATCCGGGACAGGTTATTGGTTATATAGGAGCCAATGGTGCGGGTAAAAGCACTACGGTTAAAATATTGTGTGGTTTAATAAGCGATTTTGAGGGCGAAGTTTTGGTGCATGGTATGAATGTAAAAACCGATGCTTTAAAAATAAAACAAAAAATTGGTTATGTGCCTGAGTTGGCCGAGCTTTACGAAGTATTAACTCCCCTTGAGTTTTTATCGTTTATGGCGGAGTTATATAGTATTGATTTGGATATAGCTCAGGAGAGAATGGTAAAAATGCTGACTGCTTTTGGTTTGGAAGCTAGTATGAATCAACGGATGGATACTTTCAGCAAGGGTATGCGCCAGAAGGTTTTAATTATATCTGGTTTGTTGCACAACCCGGATATAATTATTTTAGATGAACCGTTGAGTGGTTTGGATGCCAATAGTGTTATTATAGTAAAGGAGCTTATCAGCAAACTGGCTAAGGAGGGTAAAACCATTTTTTATTGCAGCCATATGATGGATGTGGTAGAAAAGGTTAGTGACAGAATTGTTTTAATTAATAACGGAAAAGTAGTTGCTGATGGCAGTTTTGAAGAGTTAAAACAACAACAGGGCAACCAAAGCTTGGAACAAATATTTTCGCAACTGACTTATAAGGAAGGTAACACGAATGCTTCGGATGAATTAATGAGTGCTTTTAATGCTTAA
- a CDS encoding SDR family oxidoreductase: MIQNKIAIVTGGSRGLGKDMALNLAKKGIDVILTYNSKKEEAEAVVKQMESMGQKAVALQLNVADTKSFEPFFTEVQKVLSQTFNTNKFNYLVNNAGIGIHVPFAETTEEQFDTLMNIQFKGVFFFTQKALPHLEDGGSIINISTGLARFSFPGYAAYASMKGAIETLTKYLAKELGERKIRVNVVAPGAIETDFGNGAVRDNKHLNDSIASATALGRVGKAEDIGGVVAFLCTDEARWINAQRIEVSGGMML; encoded by the coding sequence ATGATACAAAATAAAATTGCAATAGTTACAGGTGGAAGCCGCGGCTTAGGTAAAGACATGGCTTTAAACCTGGCCAAAAAAGGAATAGATGTAATACTTACCTACAACAGCAAAAAAGAAGAAGCCGAAGCTGTTGTAAAACAAATGGAAAGCATGGGGCAAAAAGCGGTAGCCCTGCAGCTAAACGTAGCTGATACCAAAAGCTTTGAACCCTTTTTTACCGAGGTACAAAAAGTATTAAGCCAGACTTTCAACACCAACAAATTCAACTATTTAGTAAACAATGCAGGCATTGGTATTCATGTACCTTTTGCCGAAACTACCGAAGAACAGTTTGACACGCTGATGAATATTCAATTCAAAGGTGTTTTCTTTTTTACCCAAAAAGCTTTACCACACTTGGAAGACGGAGGAAGCATTATCAATATTTCTACCGGATTGGCCCGTTTTTCATTTCCCGGTTACGCTGCCTATGCTTCCATGAAAGGAGCCATTGAAACACTTACTAAGTATTTAGCAAAAGAGTTAGGCGAACGCAAAATAAGGGTAAACGTAGTTGCTCCCGGAGCCATTGAAACTGACTTTGGAAATGGTGCAGTAAGAGACAACAAACATTTAAACGATTCCATAGCCTCGGCAACAGCGCTGGGAAGAGTAGGAAAAGCAGAAGATATTGGAGGTGTGGTAGCCTTTTTATGCACCGATGAAGCCCGTTGGATTAACGCCCAAAGAATAGAAGTTTCCGGTGGAATGATGTTGTAA
- a CDS encoding AraC family transcriptional regulator — translation MTIPKKILSRQHEITATFLKEIDKHLLDITDGRTLEMFEIRDIADIMHIHPTHLSNTIKLTTGKAPCYFFEEKILTIAKSMIEKNEESIGNIATSLTYDPSNFTKFFKRFTNQTPKQYRELFLLKKSEAVTI, via the coding sequence ATGACCATACCTAAAAAAATACTATCGCGCCAACACGAAATAACGGCTACTTTTTTAAAGGAGATAGACAAGCATTTATTGGATATTACCGATGGGCGCACCCTCGAAATGTTTGAAATAAGGGACATTGCCGATATCATGCATATTCATCCAACCCATTTAAGCAATACCATTAAACTTACCACGGGCAAAGCACCTTGTTACTTTTTTGAAGAAAAAATTCTGACCATTGCCAAATCAATGATAGAAAAAAATGAAGAATCAATAGGAAACATTGCCACTTCACTTACCTACGACCCTTCCAACTTTACCAAGTTTTTTAAACGATTCACCAACCAAACACCAAAACAATACCGGGAATTGTTTTTACTTAAAAAATCGGAAGCTGTCACCATTTAA
- a CDS encoding VOC family protein yields MRQKLNLITLGVDDFEKSLHFYETGLGWKKSDKSMDGLALFPLGGITLALHPRAELAEDTTLPYTPSAFNGLTISYNAKSEKEVDDVLLKVKQLGATIIKPAQQVYWGGYSGYFKDLDGYLFEVAFNPFWELDENDNLKL; encoded by the coding sequence ATGAGACAAAAACTAAACTTAATAACGCTTGGCGTTGACGATTTTGAAAAGTCGCTTCATTTTTATGAAACAGGGCTTGGATGGAAAAAGTCCGATAAAAGCATGGATGGCTTAGCTTTATTTCCTTTAGGTGGAATAACATTGGCCTTGCACCCACGGGCAGAATTAGCCGAAGATACTACCTTGCCTTATACACCTTCAGCATTCAATGGTTTAACTATTTCGTACAATGCTAAGTCAGAAAAAGAAGTAGACGATGTTTTATTAAAAGTAAAACAATTAGGTGCTACCATTATAAAACCCGCCCAGCAAGTATATTGGGGTGGTTACAGTGGCTATTTTAAAGACCTTGACGGGTATTTGTTTGAAGTAGCTTTTAATCCGTTTTGGGAACTTGACGAAAACGACAACCTGAAACTATAA
- a CDS encoding serine hydrolase domain-containing protein — MNPFTKAFTGASLLLLLTTASFAQTRSHFADSVRIHYHIPELAYAVVSADHILEMQTLGVQRVNTPYKAQATDLFRIGSNTKAITGFIAALLVKQGKISWHTRFFDLYPELKAKSKPAYHQLTLLQLLSFRTRLFPYTYTYSKPAPNQFTGNEAQQRYQFTEWFFQQKPVMSGDSIHFSNLGYIAAALMLEKVSGKPYKELVTDLAKQLNIHIGFGPPNLTDTLQPWGHDSNLKPEPPQENQKLNWLLAAGNIHMSINDYARFIQLQLAGLAGKSSLLSKKEFEFLHFGLQTFSVGWFWATDENQQTYSYNIGNPGTFLSKVYIYKNTNRAYILLTNAQTDETDEGLDVLYTQLKKIYHQ; from the coding sequence TTGAACCCATTTACCAAAGCATTTACAGGCGCAAGCTTGTTGCTACTACTCACCACAGCTTCCTTTGCACAAACACGCTCGCATTTTGCCGATAGCGTTCGTATACATTACCATATACCCGAATTGGCCTATGCAGTTGTTTCTGCCGATCATATTTTGGAAATGCAAACACTGGGCGTGCAAAGGGTAAACACCCCTTATAAAGCACAGGCAACGGATTTATTCAGAATAGGCTCTAACACCAAAGCCATTACAGGTTTTATTGCTGCTTTATTGGTTAAGCAAGGCAAAATTAGCTGGCACACCCGGTTTTTCGATTTATACCCCGAGCTGAAAGCCAAAAGCAAGCCCGCTTACCATCAGCTTACCTTGCTTCAATTGCTTAGTTTCAGAACACGTCTTTTCCCCTATACCTATACCTATAGTAAACCAGCACCCAACCAATTTACAGGCAACGAAGCCCAACAACGTTACCAGTTTACCGAATGGTTTTTTCAGCAAAAACCCGTAATGAGCGGGGATAGCATTCATTTTTCTAACTTAGGATACATAGCCGCAGCCCTTATGCTGGAAAAGGTTTCGGGCAAACCTTATAAAGAGCTGGTAACAGATTTAGCCAAACAACTGAATATACACATAGGCTTTGGACCACCAAACTTAACCGATACATTACAACCGTGGGGACATGACAGTAACCTGAAACCCGAGCCACCTCAGGAAAACCAAAAGCTGAACTGGTTGCTGGCTGCCGGAAATATACACATGAGCATAAACGATTACGCCCGGTTTATTCAACTGCAACTGGCGGGTTTAGCAGGCAAATCAAGCTTGCTGAGCAAAAAAGAGTTTGAGTTTTTACACTTTGGCTTGCAAACCTTTTCAGTAGGCTGGTTTTGGGCTACCGATGAAAACCAACAAACATACAGTTACAATATAGGCAACCCCGGTACTTTTTTAAGCAAAGTATATATTTACAAAAACACCAACAGGGCTTATATACTCCTTACCAATGCCCAAACCGATGAGACCGATGAGGGCTTGGACGTATTGTATACCCAACTTAAAAAAATATACCATCAGTAG
- a CDS encoding YdeI/OmpD-associated family protein, with protein MVIPDYFTKALSKNKKAWTVFENFSYSNKKEYVEWAKEAKTESTQQKRLDTAIEWISEGKIRNWKYLKPKE; from the coding sequence TTGGTAATACCTGATTACTTTACCAAAGCTTTAAGCAAAAACAAAAAGGCATGGACCGTATTTGAAAACTTTAGCTACAGTAATAAGAAAGAATATGTAGAATGGGCTAAAGAAGCTAAAACAGAAAGCACCCAACAAAAACGTTTAGACACCGCTATAGAGTGGATAAGCGAAGGCAAAATAAGAAACTGGAAATATTTAAAACCAAAAGAATAA
- a CDS encoding DUF1801 domain-containing protein gives MEQPDQRIDAYIAKAQPFAQPILKHLRKLIHQANPEVQETIKWGMPSFDYKGPFCSMASFKQHVAFGFWKPSLLNDPEGYLQERSNQGGEAMGNLGRITD, from the coding sequence ATGGAACAACCCGACCAACGCATAGATGCATACATAGCAAAGGCACAACCTTTTGCACAACCCATATTAAAACATTTACGAAAACTCATACACCAGGCCAATCCGGAGGTGCAGGAAACCATTAAATGGGGTATGCCCAGCTTTGATTACAAGGGCCCTTTTTGCAGCATGGCATCGTTTAAGCAACATGTTGCTTTTGGATTCTGGAAACCTTCTTTACTGAATGACCCTGAAGGTTATTTACAGGAACGCTCCAACCAGGGCGGTGAAGCCATGGGAAACCTGGGAAGAATAACGGATTAA
- a CDS encoding thiamine pyrophosphate-dependent enzyme: protein MSIENSVLLKAYQLMCTARAMADIYDANRAITKYVHSTSKGHEAVQLALAFQLQAFDFVAPYYRDESLLLGLGLTPYELMLQLLAKADDPFSGGRTYYAHPSLRREGIPVMPHQSSATGMQAIPATGMAHGVAYKESQGLNNPNEKPVVVCSLGDGSVTEGEIAEALQMAVLKKLPMVYFVQDNDWGISASGEEMRAMDAYEYAAGFKGLERRRVDGSDFVASYQAIKECLAYVRIHRAPILLHAKVPLLGHHTSGVRKEWYRTDDDMAKHTAIDPFDKLKMYLLDNGIANAQEIEKINTEATAYVATQFNDAVNAPEPTLASLENHVFAPSQAATEVGNRTPEGKEPSVMVDAALHAVDEIMRKHPEAIFYGQDVGARLGGVFREAATLAGKYGDNRVFNTPIQEAYIVGSTVGMSAVGVKPIVEIQFADYVWSGVNQLVCEITKSSYLTMGKFPVSCVIRIPIGAYGGGGPYHSGSIESTLLTLKGIKIAYPSNAADMKGLMKAAYYDGNPCIMLEHKGLYWSKNPGTELARCIEPDEDYILPFGKANIVLQASDEAIENGESCTIITWGMGVYWSLTAAKQFAGRVEIVDLRSLQPLDEETIMASVAKHGKCLVVTEEPLLNSFAESLAARIMQNCFTKLDAPVMTIGAKNLPAVPLNMGLEAEMLPNADKVAAKLGELLNY, encoded by the coding sequence ATGAGTATAGAAAACAGTGTACTTTTAAAAGCGTATCAATTAATGTGTACGGCAAGGGCTATGGCTGATATTTATGATGCCAACCGTGCTATTACCAAATACGTTCACTCCACCAGCAAAGGCCACGAAGCAGTGCAATTGGCATTGGCTTTTCAGCTACAGGCTTTTGATTTTGTGGCTCCTTATTACCGCGATGAAAGTTTGTTATTGGGCTTGGGTTTAACACCTTACGAACTCATGTTACAACTTTTAGCCAAGGCCGATGATCCATTTTCTGGCGGACGTACCTATTATGCGCATCCATCATTGCGCAGAGAAGGTATCCCGGTTATGCCGCACCAAAGCAGCGCTACAGGTATGCAAGCTATTCCGGCAACGGGTATGGCACATGGCGTAGCTTATAAAGAAAGTCAAGGGTTAAACAACCCGAACGAAAAACCCGTAGTGGTTTGTAGTTTAGGCGATGGTTCGGTAACCGAAGGCGAAATAGCTGAAGCATTGCAAATGGCTGTTTTGAAAAAGTTACCGATGGTTTATTTTGTGCAGGACAACGACTGGGGCATTAGTGCCAGTGGCGAAGAAATGCGTGCCATGGATGCTTACGAGTATGCCGCAGGTTTTAAAGGATTGGAAAGACGCAGGGTTGACGGAAGCGATTTTGTGGCTTCGTATCAGGCCATTAAAGAGTGTTTGGCTTATGTACGTATTCACCGTGCGCCTATTTTGTTACATGCCAAAGTACCTTTGTTAGGTCACCATACTTCAGGGGTGCGCAAAGAGTGGTACAGAACGGATGATGATATGGCTAAACACACAGCCATTGACCCGTTTGATAAATTAAAAATGTATTTGCTGGACAATGGCATTGCCAATGCACAGGAAATAGAAAAAATTAATACAGAAGCTACTGCTTATGTAGCTACCCAGTTTAACGATGCTGTAAATGCACCGGAGCCTACTTTAGCCAGTTTGGAAAACCATGTGTTTGCGCCTTCGCAAGCCGCAACGGAAGTAGGTAACAGAACACCCGAAGGCAAAGAACCCAGTGTAATGGTTGATGCTGCTTTACATGCCGTTGATGAAATTATGCGCAAACATCCGGAAGCTATATTTTACGGACAGGATGTGGGAGCAAGGTTAGGAGGCGTATTTCGCGAAGCAGCTACTTTAGCCGGAAAATATGGCGATAACCGGGTATTCAATACGCCTATTCAGGAAGCCTATATTGTAGGCTCAACCGTGGGTATGAGTGCAGTAGGTGTTAAACCTATTGTTGAAATTCAGTTTGCCGATTATGTATGGAGCGGTGTGAATCAGTTGGTATGTGAAATTACCAAATCGAGTTACCTAACCATGGGTAAGTTTCCCGTAAGTTGTGTTATACGTATTCCTATAGGTGCTTATGGTGGGGGAGGTCCTTACCACAGTGGCAGTATAGAGTCAACTTTATTAACCTTAAAAGGTATAAAAATAGCTTACCCAAGCAATGCAGCCGATATGAAAGGCTTAATGAAAGCGGCTTACTACGATGGCAATCCGTGTATTATGTTGGAGCATAAAGGTTTGTACTGGAGTAAAAACCCGGGTACTGAATTAGCCCGTTGCATTGAGCCAGATGAAGATTATATATTGCCATTTGGCAAAGCCAATATAGTTTTACAAGCCAGCGATGAAGCCATAGAAAATGGCGAAAGCTGTACCATTATTACCTGGGGTATGGGCGTATACTGGAGCTTAACCGCTGCCAAGCAGTTTGCAGGCAGGGTTGAAATAGTTGACTTACGCTCGTTACAACCATTAGACGAAGAAACCATTATGGCGAGTGTAGCCAAGCATGGTAAATGTTTGGTGGTAACGGAAGAGCCTTTGCTTAACTCGTTTGCCGAAAGTTTGGCTGCACGTATTATGCAAAACTGTTTTACCAAGCTAGATGCTCCTGTAATGACCATTGGTGCTAAAAACTTACCGGCAGTGCCTTTAAACATGGGTTTGGAAGCAGAAATGTTGCCTAATGCCGATAAGGTAGCTGCTAAGTTGGGTGAACTGCTAAATTACTAA
- the tsaB gene encoding tRNA (adenosine(37)-N6)-threonylcarbamoyltransferase complex dimerization subunit type 1 TsaB translates to MAFILCIETATEICSVAIARNGETIALAEDALGNSHAAQLHILVGKALHAAGITLQQLEAIAVSKGPGSYTGLRVGISAAKGYCYALQIPLIAINTLQSLANGYWLKNPHFSGLVCPMIDARRMEVYCALYNAKLQEVMPTQAKIIDQESFKADLLQNEIVFTGNGAAKCESTINTPHTPNALFDVSVVCNASYLSNLAQQAFTQKQFEDVAYFEPFYLKDFVGTVAKKLV, encoded by the coding sequence ATGGCTTTTATTTTATGTATTGAAACCGCCACGGAGATTTGCTCGGTAGCCATTGCCCGCAATGGGGAAACCATTGCGTTGGCAGAGGATGCTTTGGGCAATAGCCATGCGGCTCAATTACATATATTGGTAGGTAAAGCTTTGCACGCAGCAGGCATTACTTTACAACAACTGGAGGCTATAGCCGTAAGCAAAGGCCCCGGCAGCTATACCGGTTTACGGGTAGGTATTTCGGCTGCTAAAGGTTATTGTTATGCCTTACAAATTCCATTGATAGCCATTAATACGTTGCAGAGTTTAGCCAATGGTTATTGGTTAAAAAATCCTCATTTTTCAGGCTTGGTTTGCCCTATGATAGATGCACGCAGAATGGAAGTGTATTGTGCTTTATACAATGCAAAGCTGCAAGAGGTAATGCCTACACAAGCCAAAATAATAGACCAAGAATCATTTAAAGCAGACTTACTACAAAACGAAATTGTTTTTACAGGCAATGGCGCAGCTAAATGTGAAAGCACTATTAACACCCCTCATACACCCAATGCTCTATTTGATGTTTCTGTGGTGTGTAATGCCTCTTATTTAAGCAACCTGGCCCAACAGGCCTTTACCCAAAAACAATTTGAAGACGTAGCTTATTTTGAGCCTTTTTATTTAAAGGACTTTGTAGGTACGGTGGCTAAGAAGTTGGTGTAA
- a CDS encoding T9SS type A sorting domain-containing protein: MKQFFICLAFLAMLFAPMSSSSQVIDLRTGVNSGGIMSTGSADDTWTVLVPGSSTYQAALCGTGVSTGPVIPYAYLAGLSSSVKWITPYIDGIGNHLYTAPMGYYYYKMTFDYQEGCLAKEATFNFDLIGADDQINQISVNGHPYVVAYGFNAFSTNVSLSINPNDIQPGINEIVFAVYNYGNIVEPYSQTGMEVDGNLTIISGPDASFCINTATSSGLSVTANSSGGTHEWKIYSSPTGNVGSYTYLGNSTDPSCYYTGGPCWLIKHTLTNDCGTACVAQSACYQLCESSVTEGCSELTPPTNLVYDGSTNVLSWAPVSGAVSYTIQLIINDPACCNDGNGSPGILFTVSVTGNSFVVNVAALAALGVIGDPSCFSWSVTAVCADGITAKSEKKCAFPRAVKGPRSPVAPTGVLDTKTDITNMVKMYPNPTKGSVMIDFSAKSEVAFSVTINDMSGKTMKTFENLKTKDAKHSVKWNTESVSKGTYIIRIQTSDGQVVFKKLIVE; this comes from the coding sequence ATGAAACAATTTTTTATTTGCTTAGCATTTTTAGCAATGCTGTTTGCTCCAATGAGTAGTTCGTCACAAGTAATCGACCTTAGGACGGGGGTCAATTCAGGAGGTATTATGTCTACCGGTTCAGCCGATGATACATGGACAGTCTTGGTTCCCGGATCCTCCACTTATCAAGCTGCATTATGTGGTACTGGCGTGTCTACTGGTCCAGTAATTCCATATGCATATTTAGCAGGACTTAGTTCGAGTGTAAAATGGATTACTCCTTATATAGACGGCATAGGTAACCATCTTTATACCGCACCAATGGGCTATTATTATTACAAAATGACTTTTGATTATCAGGAAGGTTGTTTGGCCAAGGAAGCCACATTTAATTTTGATTTGATAGGTGCAGATGACCAGATTAACCAGATTAGCGTGAATGGTCATCCTTATGTTGTTGCATACGGTTTCAATGCCTTTTCTACAAATGTTAGTCTCTCTATTAATCCCAACGATATTCAGCCGGGTATCAATGAGATTGTTTTTGCCGTTTATAACTATGGTAATATTGTAGAGCCTTATTCCCAAACAGGAATGGAGGTTGATGGCAATCTTACTATTATATCAGGTCCTGATGCTTCTTTCTGTATAAACACCGCTACAAGTTCAGGTCTGTCTGTTACGGCCAATAGTTCGGGTGGAACCCACGAATGGAAGATATACAGCAGTCCTACAGGTAATGTTGGTTCTTATACATACTTAGGTAACTCAACAGATCCTTCTTGCTATTACACAGGTGGCCCATGTTGGCTAATTAAACACACGTTAACAAATGACTGCGGTACAGCTTGTGTAGCGCAAAGCGCTTGCTACCAATTATGTGAAAGTTCTGTAACGGAAGGCTGTTCAGAATTAACACCCCCCACTAACCTCGTATACGATGGATCAACAAATGTGCTTTCTTGGGCGCCTGTTTCCGGAGCTGTTTCCTATACCATACAATTAATTATCAATGACCCCGCTTGTTGTAATGATGGTAATGGAAGTCCTGGTATTTTATTCACAGTTAGTGTAACCGGTAATTCCTTTGTAGTCAATGTTGCTGCCCTTGCTGCACTCGGTGTAATAGGAGACCCTTCTTGTTTCTCGTGGAGTGTTACTGCTGTATGTGCAGATGGGATTACTGCAAAATCTGAAAAGAAATGTGCATTTCCTAGAGCTGTTAAAGGACCGAGATCGCCAGTTGCTCCAACAGGTGTATTAGATACAAAAACAGATATTACTAATATGGTTAAAATGTATCCTAATCCTACCAAAGGATCAGTAATGATTGACTTTTCTGCAAAAAGTGAGGTAGCATTCAGCGTTACCATTAACGATATGAGTGGCAAAACCATGAAAACCTTTGAAAATCTTAAAACCAAAGATGCCAAGCACAGCGTAAAATGGAATACTGAATCTGTAAGCAAAGGAACGTATATTATTAGGATTCAAACTTCAGATGGCCAGGTTGTTTTCAAAAAACTGATAGTAGAATAA
- a CDS encoding Crp/Fnr family transcriptional regulator, whose translation MKEIDTTLFLEELQKRVVVPEGQYEEFLSLWEFKKFKRNEYILQEGEVPKFSIFVLKGCLRQYIVNEKGEESIVYFAEERHWIGDLPAMRSKVASAFIFQAIEECELLTISAANWEEAFIRFPWWTQAHLTGYQKWAAKMQQQMADLNTQTGETRYLTLLKEKPGLFQRVPQHYIASYLGISPETLSRIRKKIFNL comes from the coding sequence ATGAAAGAAATTGATACCACTTTGTTTTTAGAAGAGCTGCAAAAAAGAGTGGTTGTTCCGGAAGGGCAGTATGAAGAGTTTCTTAGCTTATGGGAGTTTAAAAAGTTTAAACGAAATGAGTACATTTTGCAGGAAGGCGAAGTTCCTAAGTTTTCCATTTTTGTGTTAAAGGGCTGCCTGCGCCAGTATATTGTAAATGAAAAAGGCGAAGAGTCCATTGTGTATTTTGCAGAAGAAAGACACTGGATTGGCGACTTGCCCGCCATGCGAAGCAAAGTAGCTTCCGCGTTTATTTTCCAAGCCATAGAAGAATGTGAATTGCTTACCATTAGTGCAGCGAATTGGGAAGAGGCTTTTATCAGGTTTCCTTGGTGGACACAAGCACATTTAACAGGCTACCAGAAATGGGCTGCAAAAATGCAACAGCAAATGGCCGATTTAAATACCCAAACAGGTGAAACAAGATATTTAACTTTACTGAAGGAGAAGCCGGGCTTATTTCAACGTGTACCCCAACATTATATTGCTTCTTATTTGGGCATAAGCCCCGAAACGTTGAGCCGCATTCGCAAAAAAATATTCAACCTTTAA
- a CDS encoding DUF3764 family protein encodes MATTIINTQQVENFAKWKQGFEAGEAMRAQAGIIIKGIYQAVDDENSVTIISEVPNPDVAKALFSSAAMKEVMAKSGVISAPEIKVLTQMF; translated from the coding sequence ATGGCAACAACAATTATTAACACGCAACAAGTAGAAAACTTTGCTAAATGGAAACAAGGTTTTGAAGCAGGCGAAGCAATGCGCGCGCAAGCAGGAATTATTATCAAAGGCATTTACCAGGCAGTAGATGACGAGAATTCAGTTACTATTATTTCAGAAGTACCAAACCCCGATGTGGCAAAGGCCTTGTTCTCTTCGGCAGCTATGAAAGAAGTAATGGCAAAAAGTGGTGTTATTTCAGCTCCTGAAATAAAAGTATTAACTCAAATGTTTTAA